A portion of the Paenibacillus sp. PvR098 genome contains these proteins:
- a CDS encoding DUF2225 domain-containing protein: MVEPLFQVKVVCPHCETNFQSSRVRPSFKKVASTDTDFGVQYKEINPNFYVVRICPQCGFASTENSKDRLTLAQKNAFKEKVADQWSYKDYGGPRTWNEAIYSFKLALLCAQTVGEQGRVTAGLLHHIGWLYREKGDKEQEKRFLQYALEEYTRAFETEGGEMNNARLMYLLGELNRRLKHYREAVKWYGRVINDKSITDAAMIRACREQWVLTREDMREDEVEFEEDILENL; the protein is encoded by the coding sequence ATGGTTGAACCGTTATTTCAAGTGAAAGTGGTATGTCCTCATTGCGAAACGAATTTTCAAAGTTCTCGCGTCCGTCCGAGCTTTAAGAAGGTGGCGAGCACGGATACGGATTTTGGCGTACAGTATAAAGAGATTAACCCGAACTTTTATGTGGTTCGTATCTGTCCTCAATGCGGCTTTGCCAGCACGGAGAATTCGAAGGACCGATTGACGCTTGCACAAAAAAATGCGTTCAAAGAGAAGGTGGCCGACCAATGGAGCTACAAGGATTATGGCGGCCCTCGAACGTGGAATGAGGCTATTTATAGCTTCAAGCTTGCGCTTCTCTGTGCACAAACGGTGGGAGAACAGGGCAGAGTTACCGCGGGGCTGCTGCATCACATCGGATGGTTATATCGCGAGAAGGGCGATAAAGAGCAGGAGAAGCGATTCCTCCAATACGCGCTTGAGGAATATACCCGCGCATTCGAGACGGAAGGGGGAGAAATGAACAACGCCCGGTTGATGTACTTGCTGGGGGAGCTGAACCGGCGGTTGAAGCATTACAGGGAAGCGGTGAAATGGTATGGCCGCGTTATTAATGACAAGAGCATTACGGATGCTGCCATGATCCGTGCCTGTCGCGAGCAGTGGGTATTGACCCGAGAGGATATGCGGGAGGACGAAGTGGAGTTCGAGGAAGATATTCTCGAAAACTTATAG
- a CDS encoding globin, with product MSEFYEAMGGAEGIRKLVEAFYPKVQEHPLLAPLFPGDIRPVIENQYMFLSQFFGGPQLFSEAYGHPMMRARHMSFPITPERAEAWLGCMKQALQETGWDPELQFAVLERLKGPAYHFINSSS from the coding sequence ATGTCTGAGTTTTACGAAGCGATGGGCGGGGCGGAAGGGATCCGGAAGCTGGTAGAGGCGTTCTATCCTAAGGTCCAAGAGCATCCTCTGCTTGCCCCTTTGTTCCCGGGAGATATCCGCCCGGTGATCGAGAATCAATATATGTTTTTGTCGCAGTTTTTTGGGGGGCCGCAGCTCTTTTCGGAGGCCTACGGACATCCGATGATGCGGGCGAGGCACATGTCCTTCCCCATAACACCCGAGCGGGCCGAAGCTTGGCTCGGCTGTATGAAGCAGGCGCTTCAGGAGACCGGATGGGATCCGGAGCTGCAGTTTGCCGTGCTGGAGAGGCTAAAGGGGCCCGCTTATCATTTTATCAACAGCTCAAGCTAA
- the ylbJ gene encoding sporulation integral membrane protein YlbJ produces MRTKNSLMIAAALIAVTFAFLMLAFPTESFHASLKGMSIWWDVLFPALFPFFVISEIMLGVGMVHFFGTLLDPLMRPLFRVPGIGGFVMAMGFASGYPIGARLTSQLWEQRLVNREEGERLVAFTTSSDPIFLIGAVSVGFFHNPALAAVLAAAHYGAAILIGLLMRFHGQPSRDNKRKNKASSTNIQTRASRTRIWYRAFEAMHEARLKDGRSLGVMLEQAIYSGLNLMFVVGGLVVFFSVVMEVMTSSHAMIFFYAAIDSVLQLFGMPISLSQAVANGFFEVTLGAKTAGAAEGIPLMYQAAIAAWVLSWGGLSVHAQIISILHHTDLRYIPFIVARFIHGLLAAALVIVLWKPLAPDHANLTAFIPIPDVTRPITTLLQHTLPAAVLTFTSVLGILLLLSACFFIGKKCIKSF; encoded by the coding sequence ATGCGTACGAAAAACTCTCTTATGATCGCCGCGGCGCTGATCGCCGTTACGTTTGCTTTCCTGATGCTGGCTTTCCCGACAGAATCCTTTCATGCATCGCTGAAAGGAATGTCCATATGGTGGGATGTACTTTTCCCGGCGTTGTTTCCTTTTTTCGTCATTTCCGAAATCATGCTCGGTGTGGGCATGGTTCATTTCTTCGGTACCCTTTTGGATCCTCTGATGCGGCCGCTGTTTCGTGTGCCGGGCATCGGCGGCTTTGTGATGGCGATGGGCTTTGCTTCCGGATATCCGATCGGAGCCCGTCTCACCTCGCAGCTTTGGGAACAGCGCCTGGTGAACCGGGAGGAGGGAGAACGTCTGGTCGCCTTCACAACATCGTCGGACCCGATCTTTTTGATCGGAGCCGTATCGGTCGGTTTTTTTCACAATCCGGCGCTGGCCGCCGTCCTGGCTGCGGCCCATTACGGCGCCGCCATCCTGATCGGTCTGCTGATGCGGTTTCACGGACAGCCATCGCGGGATAATAAACGAAAGAACAAAGCCTCTTCGACGAACATACAGACTAGAGCTTCCAGAACCCGTATTTGGTACCGTGCTTTCGAGGCGATGCATGAAGCCCGGCTCAAGGACGGACGTTCGTTAGGCGTTATGCTGGAGCAAGCGATCTACTCCGGTTTAAATCTAATGTTTGTCGTCGGCGGCTTGGTAGTCTTTTTTTCCGTAGTCATGGAGGTGATGACTTCATCTCATGCCATGATCTTTTTTTATGCTGCGATCGACTCCGTACTTCAACTATTCGGCATGCCTATCTCCCTATCCCAAGCTGTAGCTAACGGATTTTTTGAAGTCACCTTGGGTGCCAAAACTGCCGGGGCCGCGGAAGGCATTCCCCTCATGTATCAAGCCGCCATCGCGGCGTGGGTTTTGTCTTGGGGCGGTCTTTCCGTTCATGCGCAAATTATCAGCATTCTGCATCATACCGACCTTCGCTACATACCATTTATCGTTGCCCGGTTTATCCACGGCCTGCTGGCCGCTGCATTAGTTATTGTTCTCTGGAAACCTCTGGCGCCCGATCACGCGAACCTTACCGCCTTTATCCCTATTCCGGATGTTACACGTCCCATAACTACGCTGCTGCAGCATACCCTGCCTGCCGCGGTCCTCACATTCACCTCGGTGCTGGGCATCCTGCTTCTGCTTTCCGCTTGTTTCTTTATAGGAAAAAAATGCATCAAGAGTTTCTAA
- the glgP gene encoding alpha-glucan family phosphorylase, with protein MQTKFHSRKIELPPAISRLSDLAFNLWFSWNDSAKALFSVIEPKLWEQFGHNPVRLLLEVDRAVLEALACDDDFLHQYEAVMKQYDDYFETSTWFEHEHPRHTQQMIAYFSAEFGFHESLPIYSGGLGVLAGDHCKSASDLGVPLVGIGLLYRRGYFNQRFDSHGRQMSENTIYDFNKLPIAPAYTSAQADSGAEQLREELYITLPLADRTVRLKVWQVQVGRVPVFLLDADLEDNSPWDRELTAQLYGGNQDVRIAQEVLLGIGGVKALRALGIPTGAYHINEGHAAFLSFERLREQLDQGQPFHVALEVVRASTVFTTHTPVPAGHDAFPLPMFEYYFSRLFADYPHTKPALTELGWDVQKQLFNMTHLAMNTAALRNGVSKLHGHVSRDMFRAFHGNIDVREVPIGHITNGVHLKTWLAPELKELYSRFLPGTWISYQANKDLWKSIDQIPEESLWSVHLELKKQLLKLVRANLHEQLSRNAMASADKMEELRCWLSPEALTIGFARRFATYKRANLIFKDLDRLNRLVNNPERPVQFLFAGKAHPADHPGQEMIREIYRISQMEPFRGKIILLENYDINLSRCLVQGVDVWLNNPRRPYEASGTSGQKAAMNGVINFSVLDGWWEEGYDGTNGWSIDGDHHADPATQDRENTESIYRQLEQEIVPLYYNQGQMPVQWIARMKRSIQTLAPLYNTDRMVMDYANESYIPSLRRTQLFVANGYAEATKVADYKKFILHNWHQIRVVEVNDGSARASSGASDNSSMTLLKEVTATIRFGPVWYQDTAVELIHYEEKPDGWHQVVISMEPARQLVDGAVIYRAMIPSHLKHGPHFSVRVLPVSANFARRFEVPLVTRF; from the coding sequence ATGCAAACCAAGTTCCATTCAAGAAAGATCGAACTGCCCCCCGCCATCAGCCGGCTGTCGGACCTGGCCTTCAATTTATGGTTCAGCTGGAACGATAGCGCCAAGGCGCTGTTCTCGGTCATTGAACCGAAGCTTTGGGAGCAATTCGGACACAATCCCGTCCGCTTGCTGCTGGAAGTCGATCGGGCTGTGCTGGAAGCATTGGCGTGTGACGATGATTTTCTTCATCAATACGAAGCGGTGATGAAACAATACGACGATTATTTCGAAACCTCCACATGGTTCGAGCATGAGCACCCCCGCCATACGCAGCAGATGATCGCGTATTTCTCAGCGGAGTTCGGCTTTCACGAGTCGCTTCCGATATATTCGGGTGGCCTCGGCGTGTTGGCCGGCGACCACTGCAAATCGGCCAGCGATCTGGGTGTCCCGCTTGTGGGAATCGGACTTTTATATAGAAGGGGATATTTTAACCAAAGATTCGATTCCCATGGCAGACAGATGTCCGAGAATACGATCTACGATTTTAACAAGCTGCCGATCGCTCCAGCCTACACATCGGCTCAAGCAGACAGCGGTGCCGAACAGCTGCGGGAGGAGCTTTACATCACCCTGCCCCTGGCTGATCGAACCGTTCGTCTGAAGGTATGGCAGGTGCAGGTTGGCAGGGTTCCGGTATTTCTGCTCGATGCGGATCTGGAGGACAACAGCCCTTGGGACCGTGAGCTAACCGCTCAATTGTATGGCGGTAACCAGGATGTTCGAATTGCACAGGAGGTGCTGCTGGGCATCGGCGGCGTGAAGGCGCTGAGGGCTCTTGGTATTCCTACGGGGGCTTACCACATCAATGAAGGCCATGCTGCCTTTTTGTCCTTTGAGAGACTGAGAGAGCAGTTGGACCAAGGACAGCCGTTCCACGTTGCACTCGAGGTTGTCCGCGCAAGCACTGTTTTTACGACCCATACGCCCGTACCGGCGGGCCACGACGCTTTCCCTTTACCTATGTTCGAATACTACTTCAGCCGGTTATTTGCGGATTATCCCCATACGAAACCCGCTTTGACGGAGCTCGGATGGGATGTTCAAAAACAGTTGTTCAACATGACCCATCTGGCGATGAACACTGCCGCCCTACGCAACGGCGTCAGTAAGCTGCACGGTCATGTATCTCGCGATATGTTCCGCGCATTCCATGGAAACATCGATGTGCGTGAAGTGCCGATCGGCCATATTACGAATGGCGTTCACCTGAAAACCTGGCTCGCGCCCGAGCTCAAAGAACTCTACAGCCGCTTTCTTCCCGGAACGTGGATTTCTTATCAAGCGAATAAGGATTTGTGGAAGTCCATTGATCAAATCCCCGAGGAATCGCTGTGGTCAGTTCATTTAGAGCTGAAAAAGCAATTACTGAAGCTCGTACGCGCCAACCTTCACGAGCAGCTCAGCAGAAACGCAATGGCGTCGGCTGACAAAATGGAGGAGCTTCGATGCTGGTTATCACCCGAAGCGCTTACGATTGGATTCGCAAGACGCTTTGCCACTTATAAACGGGCGAACCTTATCTTTAAGGATCTGGACCGTCTGAACCGTCTTGTAAATAACCCAGAGAGACCGGTACAGTTTCTGTTCGCAGGAAAGGCTCATCCCGCCGATCATCCCGGTCAGGAGATGATTCGTGAAATCTACAGGATTTCACAGATGGAACCGTTCCGCGGTAAAATCATACTTCTCGAAAATTATGATATAAACCTGTCCCGATGCCTTGTTCAAGGCGTAGATGTTTGGCTTAACAACCCGCGAAGGCCATACGAAGCCAGCGGCACCAGTGGTCAGAAGGCAGCAATGAACGGAGTCATTAATTTTAGCGTGCTGGACGGCTGGTGGGAGGAAGGGTATGACGGCACCAACGGATGGAGCATTGACGGCGATCACCATGCCGACCCGGCGACGCAAGACCGGGAGAACACGGAATCGATCTATCGGCAGCTTGAACAGGAAATTGTACCGCTCTATTATAATCAAGGCCAGATGCCCGTTCAATGGATCGCCCGGATGAAGCGTTCCATCCAGACGCTTGCGCCTTTATACAATACGGACCGAATGGTGATGGATTACGCCAATGAGTCCTACATCCCTTCACTGCGAAGGACGCAGCTATTTGTGGCTAACGGCTATGCGGAAGCGACCAAGGTGGCCGATTACAAAAAGTTCATTCTACATAATTGGCATCAGATCCGCGTGGTCGAAGTAAATGACGGCTCTGCCCGAGCCTCTAGCGGAGCCTCGGATAATTCGTCTATGACGCTACTCAAGGAAGTTACAGCCACAATCCGATTCGGTCCAGTATGGTATCAGGATACCGCTGTAGAGCTTATTCATTACGAAGAGAAACCAGACGGCTGGCATCAGGTCGTTATTTCGATGGAGCCTGCGCGACAGTTAGTCGACGGCGCGGTTATCTACCGCGCGATGATTCCATCGCATTTGAAGCACGGTCCGCATTTCAGTGTCCGCGTCCTTCCGGTCAGCGCAAACTTCGCCCGCAGGTTTGAGGTCCCGCTTGTTACCAGGTTTTAA
- the corA gene encoding magnesium/cobalt transporter CorA yields the protein MIHTFAVTEHSKFEKDLELEKLHSPEIRWYWVDFDCPTQEEAELLDTFFHFHPLAIEDCMQFLQRPKLDHYKDHHFFVLQTIDPVSFDSDEVDLFLGKNYIVTYHSKPQAEVEDFRKKMLSDPKYLENGPVYAAHLLIDKIVDQYFPSVYQIEDSLNQLEDRSRGVWSDKVMDQVFEIRSDLLKLRKTILPMRDLLYRVIYTEKIEDVKQHAAYFQDIHDHLLKLSDMVEANRDMTSDIRDSFISVNSYRMNTIMKTLTVITTIFMPLTFIAGIYGMNFENMPELGWSYGYFAILLIMFSIGFGMFWWFKVKGWFK from the coding sequence ATGATCCATACGTTTGCCGTCACTGAGCATTCTAAGTTCGAGAAGGACTTGGAGCTGGAAAAGCTGCACAGCCCGGAAATCCGCTGGTATTGGGTTGATTTTGATTGTCCTACGCAGGAAGAAGCCGAATTATTGGATACATTCTTCCATTTTCATCCGCTCGCAATAGAGGATTGCATGCAATTTCTGCAAAGACCAAAGCTTGATCATTATAAGGATCACCACTTTTTCGTCCTGCAAACGATTGATCCTGTCAGTTTCGATTCCGATGAGGTCGACCTTTTTTTAGGCAAAAATTATATCGTGACCTATCATTCCAAGCCTCAAGCCGAAGTGGAGGATTTTCGCAAAAAGATGCTGTCGGATCCTAAATATTTGGAAAACGGGCCGGTATACGCTGCCCATTTACTGATAGACAAAATTGTGGATCAGTATTTTCCCAGCGTATATCAAATTGAAGACAGTCTAAATCAATTGGAGGACCGTTCCCGCGGCGTGTGGTCTGACAAAGTTATGGACCAGGTGTTCGAAATTCGCTCGGACCTGCTAAAGCTGAGGAAAACGATTCTTCCGATGCGCGATTTGCTGTACCGGGTTATTTATACAGAGAAAATCGAGGACGTGAAGCAGCATGCCGCCTATTTTCAAGATATTCACGACCATCTGCTAAAGCTTTCGGATATGGTGGAAGCCAACCGCGACATGACATCGGACATCAGGGACAGCTTTATTTCGGTCAACTCCTACCGAATGAACACCATCATGAAAACACTGACCGTCATCACGACCATTTTCATGCCACTCACGTTTATTGCCGGTATCTATGGAATGAATTTTGAGAATATGCCGGAGCTGGGCTGGAGCTATGGATATTTTGCCATATTGCTCATCATGTTCTCGATTGGATTCGGCATGTTCTGGTGGTTTAAGGTGAAAGGATGGTTCAAATGA
- a CDS encoding PilZ domain-containing protein → MHWNQALACGMLVLPTSCRLIIVGETKEGLPFCYKDSFTLMKADGGGQITVTLETMSIHPLEKLHHVYFIEFSFVKQGILYYALVDLLHLETKRCLCTLTLTAPLELLVSEQRQHTRTVPQVRTPITCRIVGVRGQTTHQGNAFFTGQILDVSAGGVSFMTSTRVFSPLNLELSFVFPGYAQKFTVYAEVIRVAPFGSDAYRVAAQFRHMPESMAMLIDEYCTASGT, encoded by the coding sequence ATGCATTGGAACCAAGCTTTGGCATGCGGGATGCTCGTTCTCCCTACAAGCTGCCGCCTTATCATAGTTGGCGAAACCAAGGAAGGCCTGCCCTTTTGCTATAAAGACAGCTTCACGCTCATGAAAGCGGACGGCGGCGGTCAAATAACGGTTACTTTAGAAACCATGTCGATCCATCCCTTGGAGAAGCTTCATCATGTATATTTCATTGAATTTTCTTTCGTGAAGCAGGGTATTCTGTACTATGCTCTGGTCGATTTACTTCATTTGGAAACCAAACGATGCCTTTGCACGTTGACTTTAACTGCTCCGCTTGAGCTCCTTGTGTCGGAGCAGCGCCAACATACACGAACCGTGCCGCAGGTGCGTACACCGATAACCTGCCGAATCGTAGGTGTGCGGGGACAGACAACGCATCAAGGCAATGCATTTTTTACCGGACAAATCCTGGATGTTTCCGCAGGAGGCGTATCTTTCATGACATCGACCCGTGTATTTTCTCCATTGAATTTGGAGTTATCCTTCGTGTTTCCCGGATATGCGCAGAAATTTACGGTCTATGCCGAGGTCATCCGCGTCGCTCCTTTCGGCAGCGATGCGTACCGGGTTGCTGCCCAGTTCCGGCACATGCCGGAAAGCATGGCCATGTTGATTGATGAGTATTGCACCGCTTCTGGCACTTGA
- a CDS encoding NAD kinase, with translation MKYNVVHRGDDISIQLMHTFHKLIQQFGLVHEETAPDIVLSIGGDGTLLQAFHRYKDQLDHIAFVGIHTGRLGFFADWKPDEVELLAQLMGESCKQNDLRVVKYPLVEIQITTPHGIETELALNEFTLKGVDATLVAQLHINDELLETFRGDGICISTPSGSTAYNKSLGGAIVHPSLDTIQIAEIASINNRVYRTLGAPMLLPKHHHCDIYPRTNQNILLSLDHVYMQRNDIVSIRSMVAAGKKVKFARFRPFPFWSRVREAFIGYEMI, from the coding sequence TTGAAATACAATGTGGTTCACCGAGGCGATGACATTTCCATCCAATTGATGCATACATTCCACAAGCTGATTCAGCAGTTCGGTCTCGTTCACGAAGAGACCGCTCCCGACATCGTCCTTTCCATTGGTGGAGACGGGACGCTGCTGCAGGCCTTTCACCGATATAAGGATCAGCTGGATCACATTGCTTTTGTCGGGATTCATACGGGGCGACTCGGTTTTTTTGCCGACTGGAAGCCGGATGAGGTGGAGCTTCTCGCGCAGCTGATGGGCGAAAGCTGCAAACAGAACGATCTGAGGGTAGTCAAATATCCTCTCGTCGAGATCCAAATTACGACGCCGCACGGAATCGAAACCGAACTAGCGCTGAATGAATTCACGCTGAAGGGCGTCGACGCCACGCTCGTCGCGCAGCTGCACATTAACGACGAGCTGCTTGAGACGTTCCGCGGCGATGGAATCTGCATTTCGACGCCTTCCGGCAGCACAGCATACAACAAAAGCTTGGGCGGCGCGATCGTTCATCCATCACTCGATACGATCCAGATCGCAGAGATCGCATCGATCAACAACCGCGTATACCGCACACTGGGTGCGCCGATGCTGCTGCCGAAGCATCACCACTGCGACATCTACCCGCGCACGAATCAAAACATACTGCTCTCGCTGGACCATGTCTACATGCAGCGAAACGATATCGTCTCGATCCGCAGCATGGTAGCGGCTGGCAAGAAGGTGAAGTTTGCCCGTTTCCGCCCGTTCCCGTTCTGGAGCCGCGTTCGAGAAGCATTCATTGGCTACGAGATGATTTAA
- a CDS encoding M15 family metallopeptidase: protein MKDYSPIPSGSGMDGWQSIPIDESHEKLVSLEALSERIILRPFYHAIKIPTAINGAYARQGVAKRLVEAAERLPSDLKIVVFDAWRPVTVQQYLYDNFRAKLIQDYPHVKGQELEALVAQFVSKPSLDPLKPSPHVTGGSVDVSLAYANGDLLDMGTAFDDFTEKSETAYYESQEYVLDDMSLHCRDYRRLLYDSLIGTGFTNYDKEWWHYDFGNQFWARKSGAEKASYSVISL from the coding sequence ATGAAGGACTATTCTCCGATACCTTCAGGCTCGGGGATGGACGGGTGGCAGAGTATACCGATTGATGAAAGTCATGAAAAGCTGGTCTCCTTGGAAGCATTGTCCGAACGAATCATTCTTCGGCCATTCTATCACGCTATTAAGATTCCCACAGCGATTAACGGGGCTTATGCGCGGCAAGGTGTGGCTAAAAGATTAGTAGAGGCAGCCGAGAGGCTGCCTTCTGACTTGAAGATCGTCGTATTCGACGCTTGGAGACCCGTTACCGTTCAGCAGTACTTATACGATAATTTTAGAGCCAAGCTTATCCAGGACTATCCTCATGTAAAGGGTCAGGAGCTGGAGGCGCTGGTAGCCCAGTTTGTTTCCAAGCCATCCTTGGACCCGCTGAAGCCGTCTCCGCATGTAACGGGCGGCTCTGTCGATGTGAGTTTAGCGTACGCTAACGGAGATTTGCTGGACATGGGTACGGCCTTTGATGATTTTACGGAGAAATCGGAAACAGCGTACTACGAATCCCAAGAGTATGTCCTTGACGATATGTCATTGCATTGCAGGGACTATCGGAGACTGCTCTATGATTCGTTGATAGGCACAGGGTTTACGAATTATGACAAGGAATGGTGGCACTACGATTTCGGCAATCAGTTCTGGGCCCGGAAAAGCGGAGCCGAGAAAGCGAGTTACAGCGTCATTTCATTGTAG
- a CDS encoding D-alanine--D-alanine ligase family protein, translated as MKIKVGVLFGGMSVEHEVSIISALQALHALDRDNYEPVPIYIDKQGSWYTGEGLTDIENYKQLPELLKRSEQVILHTNQEGKHLLLNAASGLFRKKVIEEIHVAFPVTHGTYGEDGSLQGWLDLNKIPYVGCDVLSSAVGMDKIVMKTIVRGAGLPVIDYVWFYSKRWFDAQQECLDLVEQQLGYPVIVKPANLGSSVGIQKAGSRDELVEAIELAVSFSPRIIVEKMVTNLKEVNCSVIGDYEHMEASECEEVLKSDEILSYQDKYMNQASKGMSGTSRIIPANIGEETTQQVQELAKQTFLELGCSGVSRIDFLIDQNTNNVYINEINTIPGSLSFYLWQPKGKDFMQLTDELIQLALKRSRERAQLTFSYDTNLLALQGKGGGKLGTK; from the coding sequence ATGAAAATAAAAGTAGGGGTTTTGTTCGGAGGTATGTCGGTAGAGCATGAGGTGTCCATTATTTCCGCTCTGCAGGCGCTTCATGCATTGGACCGGGATAATTATGAGCCCGTACCGATCTATATCGACAAGCAAGGAAGCTGGTATACCGGCGAAGGACTGACCGATATTGAGAATTACAAGCAGCTTCCGGAGCTGTTGAAAAGAAGCGAGCAGGTCATTCTGCATACGAACCAAGAAGGAAAGCACCTTCTTCTCAATGCCGCATCCGGGCTGTTCCGCAAAAAAGTCATCGAAGAAATTCATGTTGCTTTTCCGGTAACGCACGGAACTTATGGAGAGGACGGGTCCCTGCAGGGGTGGCTCGATTTGAATAAAATCCCATACGTTGGCTGCGATGTGCTTTCCTCTGCCGTAGGTATGGACAAAATCGTGATGAAAACGATCGTTCGTGGGGCGGGTCTTCCGGTCATCGATTATGTATGGTTTTACAGCAAGCGTTGGTTTGACGCTCAACAGGAATGTTTGGACCTTGTCGAGCAACAGCTGGGGTATCCCGTAATCGTCAAGCCTGCAAACCTGGGGTCGAGCGTCGGTATTCAGAAAGCCGGCAGCAGGGATGAGCTGGTTGAAGCGATCGAATTGGCGGTCTCCTTCTCTCCCCGAATTATTGTGGAGAAAATGGTTACCAACCTGAAGGAAGTCAACTGTTCGGTCATCGGGGATTACGAGCATATGGAAGCGTCTGAGTGCGAAGAAGTGCTCAAATCGGATGAAATCTTGAGCTATCAAGATAAATATATGAATCAGGCCTCCAAAGGGATGAGTGGAACGAGCAGGATTATCCCTGCTAATATCGGGGAGGAGACCACACAGCAGGTGCAGGAGCTGGCCAAGCAAACCTTCCTAGAGCTCGGCTGCAGCGGGGTGTCACGGATCGATTTCCTGATCGATCAGAACACGAACAACGTGTATATCAATGAAATCAATACGATTCCGGGCTCGCTCTCCTTCTACTTGTGGCAGCCGAAGGGAAAGGATTTCATGCAGCTGACGGACGAATTGATTCAGCTGGCGCTTAAGCGGAGCCGGGAACGGGCACAGCTCACTTTCTCTTACGATACGAACCTTTTGGCGCTGCAGGGCAAAGGCGGCGGCAAGCTGGGTACCAAATAA